From Allofrancisella guangzhouensis, a single genomic window includes:
- a CDS encoding ETX/MTX2 family pore-forming toxin produces MKIIKYAILVTAICVSSTVFADQNDTTKTKIDREEINKYVSQNFNLDIYKSFYQPFSNWPNSVKLENPYIYDQNYSYDDTYTSSIEEPEVYEENTKQIYIGAYTFDNDNDETKKIMATDFNNKIREMTISAPGSAKVDKNWAGISHKIILHKPGTIENLDFNISDLNKEVKAEEIDKKYAINEKRTSRQSIIEIPPHSKVEAKVYLNISKVRGNYSFITPLRGDVSVLFNAVDSKDKNKYYDQPKYESYVAKFSIYDLLSAINLNLTGMTDPSSLPDDINFDNWNKLVLLKGHGTYYTEEATSVKIVKQIYDSEGNPGINTSTIAAVEKV; encoded by the coding sequence ATGAAAATTATAAAATATGCTATATTAGTAACTGCAATCTGTGTTAGTAGTACAGTTTTTGCAGACCAAAACGATACTACAAAAACCAAAATTGACCGTGAAGAAATAAATAAATATGTTTCTCAAAATTTTAACCTTGATATATATAAAAGTTTCTATCAACCATTCTCAAACTGGCCAAATTCTGTAAAATTAGAAAATCCATATATCTATGACCAAAACTACTCTTATGATGATACGTATACATCCTCAATTGAGGAGCCTGAAGTATATGAGGAAAATACTAAACAAATCTATATTGGTGCCTACACCTTTGATAATGACAATGATGAAACTAAAAAAATCATGGCAACTGATTTCAATAATAAAATCAGAGAAATGACAATTAGTGCACCAGGATCTGCAAAAGTTGATAAAAATTGGGCGGGGATTTCTCATAAAATTATTCTTCATAAACCAGGAACAATTGAAAACCTTGACTTTAATATTAGTGATCTTAACAAAGAAGTTAAAGCAGAAGAAATAGACAAAAAATATGCAATAAACGAAAAACGTACTAGCAGACAAAGTATAATTGAGATACCCCCTCACTCAAAAGTAGAAGCAAAAGTATATTTAAACATATCTAAAGTAAGAGGAAACTATAGTTTCATCACTCCCCTACGTGGAGATGTATCCGTTCTATTTAATGCTGTTGATTCAAAGGATAAAAACAAATATTACGATCAACCAAAATATGAAAGTTATGTTGCGAAGTTTTCAATATATGATTTATTATCCGCTATAAATCTTAACCTAACTGGTATGACTGATCCCTCATCTTTACCGGATGATATTAACTTTGACAATTGGAACAAATTAGTGTTACTAAAAGGTCATGGAACTTACTATACTGAAGAAGCCACTAGTGTTAAAATAGTAAAACAAATCTACGATTCTGAAGGTAATCCCGGAATAAACACCAGCACTATCGCAGCAGTTGAAAAAGTGTAA